From the Lampris incognitus isolate fLamInc1 chromosome 10, fLamInc1.hap2, whole genome shotgun sequence genome, one window contains:
- the dhps gene encoding deoxyhypusine synthase translates to MADHAPPVAMEAVLKQSTDLPEDMPKIRGYDFNQGVDHRALLQSYLTTGFQASSMGMAVEEINKMIEKRLEPVEPVEGSDWTESIRQGCTIFLGYTSNLISSGVRESIRYLAQHKMVDVIVTTAGGIEEDLIKCLAHTYLGDFAMAGKELRQRGINRIGNLLVPNANYCKFEDWLMPILDQMVLEQETEGTRWTPSKMIHRLGKEINNPDSVYYWAYKNNIPVFSPALTDGSLGDMIYFHSFKKPGLVLDIVEDIRRVNSQAVFAKRTGMIILGGGLVKHHIANANLMRNGAEYSVFVNTGQEFDGSDSGARPDEAVSWGKIRMDAKPVKVYADASIVFPLLVAETFARHADKLTAGKKTD, encoded by the exons ATGGCAGACCATGCCCCTCCAGTGGCCATGGAGGCGGTCCTTAAGCAAAGCACTGACCTTCCAGAAGACATGCCCAAGATCCGGGGCTATGACTTCAACCAGGGGGTCGACCACCGGGCGCTGCTCCAGTCTTACCTTACTACTGGCTTCCAGGCCAGCAGCATGGGCATGGCTGTCGAGGAGATCAATAAGATG ATAGAGAAACGTCTTGAGCCAGTTGAGCCCGTGGAAGGCAGCGATTGGACTGAATCCATCCGACAAGGGTGTACCATCTTCCTGGGCTATACCTCCAACCTCATCAGTTCTGGAGTTAGGGAGAGCATCCGTTACCTAGCACAGCACAAAATG GTGGATGTGATCGTAACCACAGCTGGTGGTATAGAGGAGGATCTGATAAAGTGTCTTGCTCATACCTACTTAGGGGACTTTGCCATGGCTGGCAAGGAGCTGCGCCAGAGGGGTATCAACAG GATAGGTAACTTGCTTGTGCCAAATGCTAACTACTGTAAATTTGAAGACTGGCTGATGCCAATTCTGGACCAGATGGTGCTGGAGCAGGAAACAGAG ggCACCCGTTGGACCCCATCCAAGATGATCCATCGACTGGGCAAGGAGATTAACAATCCCGACTCGGTCTACTACTGGGCTTACAAA AACAACATCCCAGTGTTCAGCCCTGCCCTGACGGACGGCTCCCTGGGAGACATGATCTATTTCCATTCTTTCAAGAAGCCCGGCTTGGTGCTGGACATCGTGGAAG ATATCCGTAGGGTGAACAGCCAGGCGGTGTTTGCCAAACGGACGGGGATGATCATCCTGGGGGGAGGCCTGGTCAAGCACCACATCGCCAATGCCAATCTCATG AGGAACGGGGCCGAGTACTCGGTCTTCGTCAACACGGGGCAGGAGTTTGACGGCTCAGACTCTGGAGCCAGACCAGATGAGGCTGTGTCTTGGGGCAAGATCAGAATGGATGCAAAGCCCGTCAAG GTGTATGCGGACGCCTCAATAGTCTTCCCCCTACTGGTGGCCGAGACCTTCGCACGCCACGCCGACAAACTGACAGCCGGCAAGAAAACGGATTAA
- the LOC130119654 gene encoding guanine nucleotide-binding protein G(I)/G(S)/G(O) subunit gamma-12-like, which produces MSGKVCSSNSVVQARRVVDQLRVEAGMERTKVSLVAAELVQYCQDHMRTDPLVTGVVASANPFKDRKTCALL; this is translated from the exons ATGTCCGGAAAGGTGTGTAGTAGCAACAGCGTGGTGCAAGCCCGGCGAGTGGTGGACCAGCTGCGGGTGGAGGCCGGCATGGAGAGAACCAAG GTCTCCCTGGTGGCAGCAGAGCTGGTCCAGTACTGCCAGGACCACATGCGCACTGACCCTCTGGTCACGGGCGTTGTCGCCTCCGCCAACCCATTCAAAGACAGGAAGACCTGCGCACTGCTCTAA
- the fbxw9 gene encoding F-box/WD repeat-containing protein 9, translated as MSEAWLNMEEEEAGIDRQRAEDQDGPLLDPVRPPTSETPRHDLLGPLAGPCPSSTESSPSPSVESSGLLSLPWEMMALIASHLPAQCVITVLPKVCHALGYVGKDSTAWQLRARRLTGSQAGFPVGPREDFDWPTACLEMEHLINCWASQADWVARQTQENNGEMGREAQQPRADEEPEAEGQEDAGVDVEDGVGVAAQEVAFGVPEMMEVPLDGEDRELQPDRESNPEGGMREDFEERPEEEAAAVMEEGRGEREVLDDSEGRERVVDEVDNHEFLPDPRCQALDVEDEVGIAAQEVAFGVPEMREVPLDGEDRELQPDRERYPEGGMREDFEERPEEEAAAVMEEGRGEREVLDDNEGRERVVDEVDNHEDLPDPRYQADREVEMGVQQDQPQRTPSPPPSLERITLSYGHSAQVDSVLLIGDKGAVCASGSRDRNVILWDLQEGSSGRMLCTLGGKGLYSTHRGWVWCLASKGPLLASGSFDSTVKLWDLEAGGAERSLIRAQAAVLCLSCQTDVLLAGTIDKRVSIYDTRVPEPLVKSLPLHKNAVMCLAADERYIISGSKDHTVAIYDRRAGKPLKRLRLSTYFLSMSYNGNEVWAGDNRGMLHAFSMQAGCLKTLSQFDVGHTSLVTGIHRSSGSLYTCSSDRTIKVHLPCAPPRTLCTLRHQAGVNGLSVEAGVLAIASGTMCVEVWRARK; from the exons ATGTCTGAGGCCTGGCTGaacatggaggaagaggaggcaggAATAGACAGACAAAGGGCAGAGGACCAGGACGGACCACTTCTTGATCCTGTGAGACCTCCTACCAGCGAAACGCCCAGACATGACCTGCTAGG TCCTCTAGCAGGTCCCTGTCCTTCCTCAACAGAATCTAGCCCCTCTCCTTCAGTTGAGAGCAGTGGTTTGCTGTCATTGCCCTGGGAGATGATGGCCCTCATTGCCTCACATCTCCCTGCCCAGTGTGTCATCACTGTGCTACCAAAG GTGTGCCATGCATTGGGTTATGTGGGTAAGGACAGCACAGCCTGGCAGCTCCGAGCACGCAGGCTAACAGGCTCCCAAGCTGGCTTCCCTGTGGGTCCAAGGGAGGATTTTGACTGGCCCACTGCCTGCCTGGAAATGGAGCACCTGATAAACTGCTGGGCAAGTCAGGCAGACTGGGTGGCCAGACAGACCCAAGAGAATAATGGGGAGATGGGGAGAGAAGCACAGCAGCCAAGGGCAGATGAAGAACCAGAAGCCGAAGGACAAGAAGATGCTGGTGTGGACGTTGAAGACGGGGTGGGAGTTGCAGCACAGGAGGTAGCCTTTGGTGTTCCTGAAATGATGGAAGTTCCATTGGATGGCGAGGACAGAGAGCTGCAGCCAGACCGAGAAAGCAACCCAGAGGGAGGAATGAGGGAGGACTTCGAAGAGAGGCCAGAAGAGGAAGCTGCAGCAGTAATGGAGGAAGGCAGAGGTGAGAGAGAAGTGCTTGATGACAgcgaggggagagaaagagtggtTGATGAAGTGGACAACCATGAGTTCCTGCCAGACCCCAGGTGTCAGGCGTTGGACGTTGAAGATGAGGTTGGAATTGCAGCACAGGAGGTAGCCTTTGGTGTTCCTGAAATGAGGGAGGTTCCATTGGACGGAGAGGACAGAGAGCTGCAGCCAGACCGAGAAAGGTACCCAGAGGGAGGAATGAGGGAGGACTTCGAAGAGAGGCCAGAAGAGGAAGCTGCAGCAGTAATGGAGGAAGGCAGAGGTGAGAGAGAAGTGCTTGATGACaacgaggggagagaaagagtggtTGATGAAGTGGACAACCATGAGGACCTGCCAGACCCCAGGTATCAGGCTGATAGAGAGGTGGAGATGGGGGTGCAGCAAGATCAGCCTCAAAGAACCCCAAGTCCACCACCATCCTTAGAACGCATCACCCTTTCCTATGGCCACAGTGCCCAGGTGGATTCAGTCCTGCTGATCGGGGACAAGGGGGCAGTGTGTGCTTCAGGCTCTAGGGAcaggaatgttatcttgtgggatTTGCAAGAGGGCTCCAGTGGCAGGATGTTGTGTACGCTGGGGGGGAAGGGCCTCTATAGCACCCATCGAGGCTGGGTGTGGTGCCTAGCATCAAAGGGTCCCCTATTGGCTTCAGGAAGCTTCGACAGCACAGTGAAGCTGTGGGACCTGGAGGCGGGTGGGGCAGAGAGGAGCTTAATCAGGGCTCAGGCTGCTGTTCTGTGTCTATCCTGTCAGACGGATGTGCTGCTTGCTGGCACAATTGACAAGAGGGTCAGCATCTATGACACCAGAG TGCCTGAGCCGCTGGTGAAGAGCCTTCCTCTCCATAAGAATGCTGTGATGTGCCTGGCTGCAGACGAACGGTACATCATCTCTGGGAGCAAAGACCACACTGTGGCCATTTATGACCGCAGGGCAGGGAAACCCCTCAAGAGACTCAGG CTCAGCACCTACTTCCTCTCCATGAGCTACAACGGCAATGAGGTGTGGGCAGGAGACAACAGGGGCATGCTCCATGCATTTTCCATGCAGGCAGGGTGTTTAAAGACCCTGTCCCAGTTTGATGTGGGACATACCTCTCTGGTCACAGGCATCCACAGGTCTTCTGGCAGCCTCTACACCTGCTCATCCGATCGTACCATCAAG GTACATCTCCCTTGTGCTCCTCCAAGGACACTATGCACACTGCGTCACCAGGCTGGGGTCAATGGG CTGAGTGTGGAGGCAGGAGTGCTAGCCATAGCATCAGGGACTATGTGCGTGGAGGTGTGGCGAGCCCGAAAATGA